A single Botrytis cinerea B05.10 chromosome 1, complete sequence DNA region contains:
- the Bcap3 gene encoding Bcap3: MAGSTIMTTLLLSSSLLSSAGANTVQMSIAKNHANEAEQLQRRQQHLQRRGMGEAMRVEERADTVTANLGNAVTSGLYYANVTVGTPAQALSLQIDTGSSDVWVPSSSASICEDTRDGGCPGGSFDFSASKTFLDVDQDAFNISYVDGTGSTGDYFQDTFSIGGATVKGFTMGLATDTSIPIGIMGIGYNSSEANIQTGNGTTYPNLPNVMVSSGLIKTNAYSLWLDDLQSSTGSILFGGIDTEKYIGDLVTVDVYPSSREGSVTSFTVAWTSLSVQSSSGTDQLTPTDFARPAILDSGTTITLLPDDVAALVFEELGATVSQQIGAVVVPCALAKKNGTINYGFGGVGGPTIKVDVSQLVLPLTTTDGRTPTYNNGDPACQLGIQAAGSNPTLFGDTFLRSAYAVYDLDNNRIGLAQTNFDATGSNIVPFASAGAAIPSASSAPNEEAVTQTASGVPRVGVTPTATGTGQATYNPTATGFNAEEGFTSTASATSSSKKSAGSGGPAPFEWARVFVGGFATTMVAVGGGIFTLLI, encoded by the exons ATGGCGGGATCTACAATAATGACAACCTTACTGCTGAGCTCCTCGCTTTTGAGCTCTGCAGGCGCAAACACCGTTCAAATGTCAATCGCCAAAAACCATGCCAATGAAGCAGAACAATTACAAAGGCGCCAGCAACACCTCCAGCGACGAGGTATGGGAGAGGCGATGCGCGTTGAAGAAAGGGCAGATACAGTCACGGCGAATTTAGGAAATGCTGTGACCAGTGGATTATATTATGCAAATGTTACAGTGGGGACACCGGCACAGGCGCTGAGTTTACAAATCGATACGGGTAGTTCTGATGTTTGGGTACCAAGTTCGAGCGCGAGCATTTGTGAGGATACCAGAGATGGGGGGTGTCCGGGTGGGAgtt TTGATTTTTCTGCGTCCAAGACTTTTCTCGACGTAGATCAAGATGCTTTCAACATTTCATATGTAGATGGAACTGGGTCCACTGGAGACTATTTCCAGGATACATTCTCAATTGGTGGAGCAACTGTCAAAGGTTTCACGATGGGTTTGGCTACAGATACTTCTATCCCGATTGGAATTATGGGCATTGGATACAATAGCTCCGAGGCAAACATTCAGACTGGAAATGGGACTACGTACCCAAATTTACCGAATGTAATGGTCTCTTCAGGATTGATCAAAACAAATGCCTATAGCTTGTGGTTGGATGATTTAC AATCCAGTACAGGCTCAATATTGTTCGGCGGTATTGATACAGAGAAATACATTGGCGATTTAGTCACAGTCGATGTCTACCCAAGTTCTCGCGAAGGATCAGTAACATCCTTCACTGTAGCTTGGACTTCTCTCTCGGTCCAGTCCTCGTCTGGAACTGATCAATTGACCCCTACCGATTTTGCTCGCCCAGCAATCCTCGATTCTGGAACCACGATTACCCTTCTGCCCGATGACGTTGCCGCTCTTGTTTTTGAGGAGCTCGGAGCAACAGTCTCTCAACAAATTGGTGCGGTAGTAGTTCCATGTGCTCTAGCCAAGAAGAATGGTACCATAAACTACGGTTTTGGGGGAGTGGGTGGCCCCACCATCAAGGTGGATGTATCACAACTCGTATTGCCTCTTACCACAACCGATGGGCGTACACCAACTTACAATAATGGTGACCCAGCTTGTCAACTTGGTATTCAGGCAGCTGGTTCGAACCCCACGCTTTTCGGCGATACGTTCTTGAGATCAGCATACGCTGTCTACGATCTCGACAATAACAGAATTGGACTTGCGCAAACCAACTTTGACGCTACTGGATCCAATATCGTACCATTCGCAAGCGCAGGTGCAGCTATCCCAAGTGCATCGAGTGCACCAAACGAAGAAGCTGTTACACAAACAGCCTCTGGAGTCCCAAGAGTTGGTGTAACACCTACTGCGACGGGAACTGGTCAGGCAACTTACAACCCCACTGCCACAGGCTTTAATGCCGAAGAAGGATTTACTTCAACGGCATCAGCAACCAGCTCTTCGAAAAAGTCTGCAGGGTCAGGAGGTCCTGCACCATTTGAATGGGCTAGAGTTTTCGTTGGTGGCTTTGCTACAACAATGGTTGCTGTTGGGGGTGGTATCTTTACTCTTCTAATTTGA